One genomic region from Synechococcales cyanobacterium T60_A2020_003 encodes:
- a CDS encoding competence protein ComE, with protein MQLLKSKWLRFVGLLILGGLIFWGLSLGNTKTPAFVALLEPLPQDPQIQVYFNYAQSSRYINPYTQQERLGDNLEQILLNGIASAQSSIDMAVQELRLPAIAHALAEKQAAGVKVRVILENSYSQPWSQLTVNQLNDLDERERRKYAELVAIADTNGDSQISAQEAATSDALVILQNARIPVIDDTADGSKGSGLMHHKFLIIDQTQVITGSANFTTSGIHGDVLREDSLGNVNHLVQIESPAVAALFTQEFNTMWGQVGNHAATSKFGLQKPYRPAQTVRLTPTSTVTVQFSPTSTSQPWEQTGNGLISRALKTAKTSTDLALFVFSDQKLVDTMKPLAQKGVQVRALVDSGFIYRDYSEALDLMGVALPRDSCEYEDGNAPWNPGLETVGVPQLVEGDVLHHKFGVVDQRLVITGSQNWSDAANATNDETVLVIDNPTVAAHFHREFERLYSSATLGVPDWLQDKVNDTTAQCLK; from the coding sequence GTGCAGTTACTCAAATCAAAATGGCTCCGCTTTGTTGGCTTGTTGATCTTGGGCGGGCTGATCTTCTGGGGACTGTCCCTGGGGAATACGAAAACGCCTGCTTTCGTCGCGCTCCTTGAACCCTTACCCCAAGATCCCCAAATTCAGGTCTATTTCAACTACGCCCAATCTTCTCGCTACATCAACCCCTACACACAGCAGGAACGATTGGGCGACAACTTAGAACAAATTCTGCTGAATGGGATTGCCAGTGCCCAAAGCTCGATTGACATGGCTGTTCAAGAACTGCGGCTTCCGGCGATCGCCCATGCCTTAGCGGAAAAACAGGCGGCGGGTGTGAAGGTGCGCGTCATTTTGGAAAATTCCTACAGCCAGCCCTGGAGTCAGCTAACGGTCAATCAGCTCAATGACCTGGATGAGCGAGAACGGAGGAAGTATGCGGAACTAGTGGCGATCGCGGATACCAATGGAGACAGCCAAATTTCTGCCCAGGAAGCCGCCACATCCGATGCCCTGGTGATTCTCCAAAACGCCAGAATTCCGGTGATTGACGATACCGCTGATGGTTCCAAGGGCAGTGGTTTAATGCATCACAAATTTCTGATCATTGACCAAACGCAGGTGATTACGGGATCGGCGAACTTTACCACCAGCGGTATTCATGGCGATGTTCTCCGAGAGGACAGCTTGGGCAATGTCAATCACCTTGTCCAAATCGAAAGTCCAGCCGTAGCGGCATTGTTTACCCAAGAGTTCAATACCATGTGGGGACAGGTCGGCAACCACGCTGCCACCAGCAAATTCGGCCTCCAAAAGCCCTACCGTCCGGCTCAAACGGTGCGCCTCACGCCCACCTCTACTGTCACCGTTCAGTTTTCGCCCACCAGCACATCCCAACCGTGGGAGCAAACCGGGAACGGACTGATCAGCCGTGCGCTGAAGACTGCCAAAACATCCACCGATCTTGCGCTCTTTGTCTTTTCCGATCAAAAGCTGGTGGATACGATGAAACCTTTAGCACAAAAAGGTGTTCAGGTGCGGGCGTTAGTGGATTCTGGCTTTATCTACCGGGATTACAGCGAAGCGCTAGACCTGATGGGGGTTGCCCTTCCCAGGGATAGCTGTGAATACGAAGACGGCAACGCTCCCTGGAACCCAGGGCTAGAAACCGTCGGTGTGCCGCAACTGGTGGAGGGGGATGTGCTTCACCACAAGTTCGGTGTCGTCGATCAACGACTGGTGATTACGGGATCGCAAAACTGGAGCGATGCCGCCAATGCAACGAACGATGAAACCGTCTTGGTCATCGATAACCCCACCGTTGCCGCCCACTTCCATCGAGAGTTTGAGCGGCTGTATAGTTCCGCTACACTGGGTGTTCCGGATTGGCTGCAGGATAAGGTGAACGATACCACCGCTCAGTGTTTGAAGTGA
- a CDS encoding B12-binding domain-containing radical SAM protein: MKALLVYPLFPKTFWSYEKILELVNRKVLLPPLGLITVAAILPQTWEFKLVDRNIREVTDAEWEWADVVIISAMIVQKADMLDQIQEAKRRGKPVAVGGPYPSSMPQEMEAAGVDFLILDEGEITLPMFVEAIESGDTSGRFSSNGEKPDVTTTPIPRYELLEMKAYDSMSVQFSRGCPFQCEFCDIIVLYGRKPRTKTPAQLLAELQYLYDLGWRGGVFMVDDNFIGNKRNVKLSLKDLKDWQAERGYPFRFDTEASLDLADDDEMIDLMLECNFAAVFMGIETPDTDSLQLTKKFQNTRSPLLDSIDKVTRSGLRVIAGFIVGFDGEKPGAGQRIVDFAEITGIPTTTFAMLQALPNTALWHRLEKEGRLREKDGNINQTTLMNFVPTRPVEDIAREYVDAFRQLYEPTQYLNRVYRYFLKLGAPRVKPKFQMPEWVIVRALLLVCWRQGVVRKTRWLFWHHLFHILIKNPAVAEQYLAVCAHNEHFLEYRDIVKAQIEAQLAELEASKPQEEKVAA, translated from the coding sequence ATGAAAGCGCTGCTAGTATATCCTCTTTTTCCGAAAACCTTTTGGTCCTACGAAAAAATTCTAGAGCTTGTTAACCGCAAGGTTTTACTACCTCCCTTGGGATTGATTACCGTTGCCGCAATCCTGCCGCAGACGTGGGAATTTAAGCTCGTTGATCGCAACATTCGCGAGGTCACAGACGCAGAATGGGAATGGGCAGATGTGGTGATTATCTCTGCCATGATTGTCCAGAAAGCGGATATGTTAGATCAGATTCAAGAAGCCAAGCGGCGAGGCAAACCCGTAGCCGTCGGTGGCCCCTATCCCTCCTCAATGCCGCAGGAGATGGAAGCAGCCGGGGTTGATTTCCTGATCCTGGACGAAGGCGAAATTACCCTTCCGATGTTTGTAGAAGCGATTGAAAGCGGCGACACCAGCGGTCGCTTCAGTTCTAATGGGGAAAAGCCGGATGTCACCACAACCCCAATCCCGCGCTACGAATTGCTGGAGATGAAAGCCTATGATTCAATGTCGGTGCAGTTTTCGCGGGGGTGTCCATTTCAGTGCGAATTCTGCGACATTATCGTGCTCTACGGACGCAAACCGCGCACCAAAACTCCAGCCCAACTCCTTGCTGAGTTGCAGTATCTTTACGACTTGGGCTGGCGTGGCGGCGTATTCATGGTGGACGACAACTTCATCGGCAATAAGCGCAACGTAAAACTATCGTTGAAAGACCTAAAAGATTGGCAAGCGGAGCGGGGTTATCCCTTCCGGTTTGATACGGAAGCGTCCCTCGATTTGGCGGACGATGACGAGATGATCGATCTGATGCTGGAATGCAACTTCGCCGCAGTCTTCATGGGCATTGAAACCCCCGACACCGATAGCCTCCAGCTCACCAAAAAGTTCCAAAATACGCGATCGCCCCTGTTGGACTCCATCGACAAAGTGACGCGATCGGGCTTGCGCGTGATTGCTGGGTTCATCGTCGGGTTCGATGGCGAAAAACCCGGAGCTGGACAGCGAATTGTGGACTTTGCAGAAATTACAGGCATTCCCACTACCACGTTTGCTATGCTCCAAGCATTGCCGAATACGGCTCTCTGGCATCGCCTCGAAAAAGAAGGCCGCCTCCGCGAAAAAGACGGCAACATCAACCAAACCACGCTGATGAATTTTGTACCCACCCGTCCGGTTGAAGACATCGCCCGTGAGTACGTCGATGCGTTCCGTCAACTCTACGAACCGACGCAATATCTCAATCGGGTTTATCGCTATTTCCTAAAGCTGGGTGCGCCACGAGTGAAGCCAAAGTTCCAGATGCCGGAATGGGTGATTGTGCGGGCTTTGCTGCTGGTGTGCTGGCGACAGGGAGTAGTCCGCAAAACGCGATGGCTCTTTTGGCATCACCTATTCCATATTTTGATCAAGAATCCTGCCGTGGCGGAGCAGTACCTGGCGGTGTGCGCCCACAACGAGCATTTCTTAGAATACCGCGACATTGTGAAAGCCCAAATTGAGGCTCAGCTTGCTGAATTGGAAGCATCCAAACCCCAGGAGGAAAAAGTAGCTGCGTAG
- a CDS encoding VOC family protein, whose protein sequence is MVDVGLTHIALPVQDTQRSIAFYSTYAAMQVVHQRIDSTTGKTVVWLSDRTPPFVIVLIESNPVDPVLIPFAHLGVGCESREAMNDLCDRARTEGILIQGPTDSDYPVGYWAFLRDPDGHTLDLSYGQEIGLSVEEAFPMP, encoded by the coding sequence ATGGTTGACGTTGGCCTGACCCATATTGCCTTGCCTGTTCAAGACACCCAACGCAGTATCGCGTTTTACAGTACCTATGCCGCTATGCAGGTGGTGCATCAGCGCATCGACTCAACAACAGGCAAGACAGTTGTTTGGCTCTCAGACCGGACTCCCCCCTTTGTAATTGTGCTCATCGAGAGCAATCCCGTCGATCCGGTTCTGATTCCCTTTGCCCACCTTGGTGTTGGGTGTGAAAGTCGTGAGGCGATGAATGATTTGTGCGATCGCGCTCGAACGGAAGGAATTTTGATTCAAGGGCCAACGGATTCCGACTATCCCGTTGGCTACTGGGCTTTCTTACGCGATCCTGACGGACACACCTTAGACCTCTCCTACGGGCAAGAAATTGGCCTGTCTGTAGAAGAAGCGTTTCCAATGCCTTGA
- the pgsA gene encoding CDP-diacylglycerol--glycerol-3-phosphate 3-phosphatidyltransferase: protein MNLPTWITVSRLLGVPILLYLLHDPTNQMRWIALAIFLLAAGTDWLDGYLARRLNQVTDLGKFLDPLVDKLLVLAPLLALIEVGQVPAWGVFLILARELTIAGWRVNQTKISGANIWGKLKTISQMLAIALLIAPLAPNWTPIVLICFWVSVLLTWVSGVIYLLPQPSSRASTP from the coding sequence ATGAATTTACCCACCTGGATCACCGTTTCACGATTGCTGGGTGTTCCCATTCTCCTCTACCTGCTGCACGATCCCACAAATCAAATGCGTTGGATTGCGCTAGCCATCTTTCTCTTGGCCGCAGGTACTGATTGGCTAGATGGCTATCTGGCGCGACGGTTAAATCAGGTGACCGATCTGGGGAAGTTCCTGGATCCTCTAGTCGATAAACTCTTGGTGCTTGCGCCTCTCCTAGCCCTGATCGAGGTGGGACAGGTGCCTGCTTGGGGCGTTTTTCTGATCCTGGCGAGGGAGCTAACCATTGCTGGATGGCGGGTCAACCAAACCAAGATTTCGGGCGCTAATATTTGGGGTAAGTTGAAAACCATTAGCCAAATGCTGGCGATCGCCCTCCTAATTGCGCCTCTTGCACCAAATTGGACACCGATTGTGCTGATCTGTTTCTGGGTGTCGGTTTTGCTCACGTGGGTTTCGGGAGTGATCTACCTCCTTCCCCAACCCTCATCCAGGGCATCAACGCCGTAG